CCGAAGCACCTTTAATTGCCTCAAACCTCAATTCTCCCTCCACATGCGGATTAGAAAGCCCTTGGTTTTCGGTGTAGCCGTCAAAATTAACGGTAGTTTGCTGCCCGAAACCTTGCCGGGACCAAGCAAACAAAATCACGATGAATATAAATAATTGTCTTGGGTATACAAGTTTCATGGCAGTTGCTTTAAAATGATGAAAGAAATTTATTCAATCTCTGGCCTTATGACCTGGAAGGGAAAATACCTTGAAGAGCAATAACATGATTTACTGCCAAATAGGGAGGCATATTGTTGAATGGTTGCCCCCCTCCTGAATTTCCAACCACGCCAGGAGCCATAGTCCCATTAGCACTTGTAGCATAAGCATCGACCCCTACAGGATCTGCTCCCCGCTCCGGTACCACATTAGCATTGGCAGGGTATGCGCCAATAGGATCTGATTGGGTCCCATTTGCTGATGAAGCCTGAATAGGATGGCTATGAGGCGGGAGGTTGCTTACCAGTAAAGTGGTAGTAGGTGACCCACTTCTTTCACCCAGAGTATAAGGCGGCAAACCTGGTCCCTGACCCGGATGGAGCGCCATACGTCCCCTAAGATCGGGCAGCGCAAAGGTTGTTGTACCATTGCCACCATAGGTAGTGCCCAGCAACGAAAATAAAGCTTGATTTTGGGAAATAGATAAAAGCTGACCGTTGCATAATGCCCAGCCTCGCGGTGCAAAATCGAAGGCTACCATCATGATTTGTCCTAGAAAAGGTTCCATTTTTTTATTTGTTTAAATTGTAAGAGAATAATTCAAAAGATAATTTTTATGTTTTTTTCTTGAATTCAAGATCTTGAAGGAAAAATTCCAAAGAGTGCAATAATATAATTCACTGCCAAATAGGGAGGCATATTGTTGAATGCTTGTCCCCCTCCTGAATTGCCAACCACGCCAGGAGCCATAGTTCCATTAGCACTTGTAGCATAAGCATCGACCCCTACAGGATCTGCTCCCCGCTCAGGTACCACATTGGCATTGGCGGGGAATGCTCCGCTAGGATTGGATTGGGTTCCATCTGCTGATGAAGCTTGAATTGGATGGTTGTGAGGAGGAATGTTGTTTACTGATAAAGTGGTAGTGGCTGCCCCCGCTCTTTCACCCAGGCTATAAAAAGGCAAACCTGGTCCCTGACCCACATGGATCGCCATGCGTCCCCTGAGATCGGGCAGCGCAAAGGTTGTTTGGCCATCTCCCCCATAGGTGGTGCCTATCAATGCGAATAAAGCGTCATTTTCTGAAATTGCTAAGAGAGAACCGTCACAAAATGCCCAGCCTAGAGGGGCAAAATTGTATGGGGTTTCTATGATTTGTCCTACAAATGGCTCCATTGTTTTATTTAATTAAATGATGTAGTGATTAAAAATTCCTTGATACATGTTAATAGTAGTAACTCCTAAATTTTTGGAATTTTCGGAATGGACTTGAAGGAATACCTCCTGATTATCTTTGTTTCTAAATGAAAAGCACTTTGATTTATCTGACTTATCTGAATCTGTAAAAAACCAATCGACATTTTGGCTGTTTTCTACGAAGTCCCTGTAACCCAAATAAGGAAAAACATCTTTGGGGTTTTCCAACAAACAAATGACCTTATCACATCCTTCATTTTTCAATTCTTGACTTTTTGATTGGATTATGTTGAGAATTTGGGTGATACTTTGGTTACTTCCTGTAAATGCTATACCTAATACGCCCATCTTTTCTCCATTCAACTTGATAATCAACTTTTCCTTAAGAGCAGACAATGCGCATCTTGAACTTTTTTCAAAATTAGAATTGATAAGGGGGTACGGTGTGTCGGCAATTCTCTTTTGCAAATCTTCCTCGGAAAGTTGCAAAAGACTGGGGTCAAAATTGATCAGCTGGGTAATAGGTTTCGAAGACAAATCAGTCATCATTTCCTTTGCACCGCTATACCTACCAGTACTGACAAAAATCGGGGAAGATTTCCTTACGTAGCTGGATTCGATGAGATTCCTTATGGTCTCACCATCCATTTCTGAACTGACTTGAACCCAGCTGATTGACTTGGAGTCTCCCAAAGCCAATACTGCC
This window of the Aquiflexum balticum DSM 16537 genome carries:
- a CDS encoding phage tail protein, whose translation is MEPFLGQIMMVAFDFAPRGWALCNGQLLSISQNQALFSLLGTTYGGNGTTTFALPDLRGRMALHPGQGPGLPPYTLGERSGSPTTTLLVSNLPPHSHPIQASSANGTQSDPIGAYPANANVVPERGADPVGVDAYATSANGTMAPGVVGNSGGGQPFNNMPPYLAVNHVIALQGIFPSRS
- a CDS encoding phage tail protein gives rise to the protein MEPFVGQIIETPYNFAPLGWAFCDGSLLAISENDALFALIGTTYGGDGQTTFALPDLRGRMAIHVGQGPGLPFYSLGERAGAATTTLSVNNIPPHNHPIQASSADGTQSNPSGAFPANANVVPERGADPVGVDAYATSANGTMAPGVVGNSGGGQAFNNMPPYLAVNYIIALFGIFPSRS
- a CDS encoding metallophosphoesterase family protein, encoding MNFSRRLFLKKSIAASVVSALIPIPSAVLALGDSKSISWVQVSSEMDGETIRNLIESSYVRKSSPIFVSTGRYSGAKEMMTDLSSKPITQLINFDPSLLQLSEEDLQKRIADTPYPLINSNFEKSSRCALSALKEKLIIKLNGEKMGVLGIAFTGSNQSITQILNIIQSKSQELKNEGCDKVICLLENPKDVFPYLGYRDFVENSQNVDWFFTDSDKSDKSKCFSFRNKDNQEVFLQVHSENSKNLGVTTINMYQGIFNHYII